The Longimicrobiaceae bacterium nucleotide sequence GTCGTCCGCGGTGGGGAGCCGCCCGCCGAGCACGCCGTCCAGCTCCGCGTGGAGCGCGGCCTCCGCCTCCGGCGCGCCGGCCAGGGCATACCAGGTCCAGGCGAGGGCGTTCGCGGTGGTCTCGTGCCCGGCCAGGAAGATGGTCAGCGCCTCGTCGCGAAGCTGCAGGTCGGTCATCCCGCCCCCCTCGCCCTCCGTGTCCTGGGCCAGCAGGAGCATGGAGAGGAGGTCGCCGCGGTCCGTGCCCTCGGCCCGCCGGTCGGCGATGATCCGGTGGATCGTGTCGTCCAGCCGCGTCCGGGCGCGCCGCATCCGCCGCGTGGCCGGGGTGGGGATCCGGTCCAGCAGCGGCCCCAGGGGGTTGGTGAGCCGCTTGAAGAGCCCCAGCGCCTCCGTGAGCGCCCGCGCGATCTCCTCCGCCTCGCCCTCCACCTCCGCGCCGAAGAGCGTCTTCCCCGCGATGCCGAGGGTGAGGCGGTTCATCTCCCGCGCCACGTCGGTCTCCGCGCCGTCGCGCCACTCCTCCGCCATCCGCGCCGCGTACGCCACCATGTCGGCCGCATAGGCGGCGATCCGCTCGCGGTGGAAGGCGGGCTGCGCCAGCCGCCGCTGCCTCAGGTGCAGCGGCTCCTCGCTGGTGAGCAGCCCCTCGCCCAGGAGGACGCGGGCGCGCTGCAGCGCGTAGCTCTTGATGAAGCTCTTGTGGCGGGTGACCAGGACCTCCCGGACGAGCTCCGGGTGCCCGAGCAGGGTGACGCGGCGGGGGCCGAACCGCATCCCGGCCACGTCGCCGTGGTCGCGGACCAGGCGCTCCAGCGTCCCCAGCGCGTCGCGGCGGAAGGCCAGCAGGTCCGCGCCCGGGAAGCGCGCGCGCCGGCGGGGCGGCAGCGGGGCCAGGGCGGCCGGGGCCACGGCGCGCTCCGGTGCTCCCGCGCTCACCTCAGCGGATCACCGTCCCGATCCGCCCCCAGCGGGCGGCCGTCAGGAACTTGGGGAAGGGACGGTCCAGCTCGGGGTCGTAGGAGAAGTAGATGAACAGGGGCTTGCCGCGGATCACGTCCCGCGGGACGAACCCCATGAAGCGGGAGTCCAGCGACTCGTCGCGGTTGTCGCCCATTAGGAAGTACTGCCCCTCGGGCACCACCAGCGGCCCCCAGGTGTTGTTGGTGGGGGTGTACGACTCCCGGTCCACCGCCGCGGTGAGCGCCGGGAGGTGGTTGTGGTAGCCGTACTTGGCCGGGTCGATCTCCTGCGGGAGGAAGACCCCGCCCTGCGTCCCCGTGTACCCGATGGGCTGGTCCCCGGCCGACGGGGCGATCACGTACGGCTCCACCAGCCGCTCCCCGTTGCGGAAGACGGTCCCGTCCACGCTGTGCAGGGTGTCGCCCGGCTCCCCGATCACCCGCTTCACGACGTCGATCAC carries:
- the lepB gene encoding signal peptidase I, producing the protein MSSLPASSRTVSTSPAKSTRPGRPASPAKKSAGGEAWEWVKSLGVALVLFLVLRTFLVQAFSIPSGSMKQTLLVGDYLMASNVVFGPHLPFSDTRLPGLRDPRHGDVVVFRPTYNQPVIDVVKRVIGEPGDTLHSVDGTVFRNGERLVEPYVIAPSAGDQPIGYTGTQGGVFLPQEIDPAKYGYHNHLPALTAAVDRESYTPTNNTWGPLVVPEGQYFLMGDNRDESLDSRFMGFVPRDVIRGKPLFIYFSYDPELDRPFPKFLTAARWGRIGTVIR
- a CDS encoding cytochrome P450 — translated: MAPAALAPLPPRRRARFPGADLLAFRRDALGTLERLVRDHGDVAGMRFGPRRVTLLGHPELVREVLVTRHKSFIKSYALQRARVLLGEGLLTSEEPLHLRQRRLAQPAFHRERIAAYAADMVAYAARMAEEWRDGAETDVAREMNRLTLGIAGKTLFGAEVEGEAEEIARALTEALGLFKRLTNPLGPLLDRIPTPATRRMRRARTRLDDTIHRIIADRRAEGTDRGDLLSMLLLAQDTEGEGGGMTDLQLRDEALTIFLAGHETTANALAWTWYALAGAPEAEAALHAELDGVLGGRLPTADDLPALPYTRAVLAEAMRLYPPAYLIGRQPLHDMEIGGYRVEEGSIVLTSPWITHRDARWWPDPLRFDPGRWSPEREAEQPRFAYFPFGGGPRKCIGEGFAWAEGILVLATLARRWRVRPVPGHPVEMEPTITLRPRHGIRAVLERRA